In Haliscomenobacter hydrossis DSM 1100, the DNA window CCCTGACCGCCTTGCTTTGGTGTCAGCCTTATGTAAATACAGGAGAGTTCTAAAAATTTTTATACAATATAGTTGGCATTGCCAATTAAAAAAACATCTATGCGCGCAGCTGTTTTTGATACTTATGTGCCTACTCAACAAGGAGGGATCATGCATTTTGACATTGTTGTTCCTGCTGGTACTGCTTTCGAACTGGTTTCGAGTTGGGGGGCAAACTATCTGGTAAGTAAGGGACAAGAAGGTCAACCGCTTACTTCCAAAGAATGTAGTTTTTGCCACATTGAAGAGGCTTCTTTAGCAATGGAGGAAGCATTC includes these proteins:
- a CDS encoding DUF2024 family protein — encoded protein: MRAAVFDTYVPTQQGGIMHFDIVVPAGTAFELVSSWGANYLVSKGQEGQPLTSKECSFCHIEEASLAMEEAFKRQGYYIIEMEGCNLLKD